One Vulpes lagopus strain Blue_001 chromosome 18, ASM1834538v1, whole genome shotgun sequence DNA window includes the following coding sequences:
- the LOC121477824 gene encoding protein WFDC9-like → MKPQVLLHIMLTYGFVMLLPVLGGVEDKTFFPVGRRATEQCWVQPLLKYCKKRCTKLQECLSPNHTCCWTFCGNICLDNEEPFKSMLNP, encoded by the exons ATGAAGCCCCAGGTTCTCCTACACATCATGCTCACATATGGGTTTGTGATGCTTCTGCCTGTGCTGGGAGGCGTCGAGGACAAGACTTTTT TTCCAGTTGGAAGAAGAGCCACTGAGCAGTGCTGGGTACAGCCTCTGTTAAAGTATTGTAAGAAGAGGTGCACTAAATTACAGGAGTGTTTATCTCCCAATCATACATGTTGCTGGACCTTCTGTGGAAATATCTGCTTGGACAATGA AGAACCCTTTAAAAGCATGCTAAATCCCTAG
- the LOC121477825 gene encoding WAP four-disulfide core domain protein 10A-like translates to MPTQALLLILLLCLLLLQAQGGYHKSKRMQEIQLIKEIKVCEKHTTIYMCRRPCEYHQDCQANNICCSTFCGNICMSTLHVSTLDYEFYWKQLVFSIRTAGVPACVLQSSLDTPPCPVTKRLQLECFGWEECFPGQHSLFCAMEQLCAPVVGQVEE, encoded by the exons ATGCCAACCCAGGCTCTGTTGCTTATCCTGCTCCTCTGTTTGCTGCTGCTGCAGGCCCAGGGAGGGTACCATAAATCCAAGAGGATGCAGG AAATACAGCTGATTAAGGAAATCAAGGTCTGTGAAAAGCACACCACCATATACATGTGCAGACGCCCATGTGAATATCATCAAGACTGTCAAGCAAATAACATATGCTGTTCAACCTTCTGTGGGAATATTTGCATGAGCACCCTCCA CGTGAGCACCTTGGACTATGAATTCTACTGGAAACAGCTGGTCTTCTCCATCAGGACAGCTGGTGTCCCAGCCTGTGTTCTACAGAGCTCTCTCGACACTCCACCCTGCCCAGTGACAAAGAGGCTACAGCTAGAATGCTTTGGCTGGGAGGAATGTTTCCCTGGTCAGCACTCCCTGTTCTGTGCTATGGAACAGCTGTGTGCCCCTGTGGTAGGGCAAGTGGAGGAGTGA